One window of Saccharicrinis carchari genomic DNA carries:
- a CDS encoding tetrathionate reductase family octaheme c-type cytochrome, producing MNRFISYVIVITILVLVLVNLLHRPEPLNLSQYQLKQEYASKKKPSVDHTQFEILNGEFSTPQEVTLACLSCHNTTHEEIIHSSHWNWERVAYVEGKGISKIGKKNVINNFCIGSNSNEQSCAACHIGFGMTSNSFDFTNAQNVDCMVCHDGSEEYIKGTAMAGYPDRSVNLEKVAQSVSRPNNINCGSCHFYSGGGNNVKHGDLEEALLACDRTTDVHMAQNGMNMTCVDCHTAENHNIKGKLYSVSSNDVNRLNCEDCHTSRPHLNDLLNRHYNKISCQTCHIPTYAKVNSTKMAWRWSKSGKLKDGKPYYEVDSLGNQTYLSKKGEFDWAKNVEPEYFWFNGHAQHYVIGDPIDTIPVQINRLLGAADDIHSKIYPVKVHRGDQIYDPETNMLIQPKLYSPEKGDSAFWVDYDWNLAAEAGMKRMGLPYSGKYDFIATEMYWPINHMVAPKAQSLACVDCHTRENGRLANLSGFYMPGRDRNYWLDLFGNLLFWGSLIGVSIHGLARIINSIRKNEVDAEEINTDS from the coding sequence AAAAGCCTTCGGTGGATCACACGCAATTTGAGATTTTGAACGGGGAGTTTTCCACGCCGCAGGAAGTTACATTAGCCTGCTTAAGTTGTCATAACACAACGCACGAGGAAATTATTCATAGTAGCCATTGGAACTGGGAACGTGTGGCCTATGTAGAAGGCAAGGGCATATCCAAAATTGGTAAAAAAAACGTGATCAACAACTTTTGTATCGGCTCTAACAGTAACGAGCAATCGTGTGCCGCTTGCCATATTGGATTTGGAATGACCAGTAACAGTTTTGACTTTACCAATGCACAAAACGTAGATTGCATGGTTTGCCACGATGGTAGCGAGGAATACATTAAAGGCACTGCCATGGCAGGTTATCCGGACAGAAGCGTGAACCTGGAAAAAGTGGCACAAAGCGTTAGCCGTCCTAACAATATAAACTGTGGCAGTTGCCATTTTTACAGTGGAGGTGGAAATAACGTAAAGCACGGCGATTTGGAGGAGGCACTGCTGGCTTGCGACAGAACTACAGACGTGCACATGGCACAAAATGGTATGAACATGACCTGTGTGGATTGCCATACGGCCGAAAATCACAATATTAAAGGAAAGCTTTACTCAGTATCGTCAAATGATGTGAATCGTTTGAATTGCGAAGATTGTCATACCTCGCGTCCTCACCTCAACGACCTGCTTAATCGTCATTACAATAAAATCTCGTGCCAAACATGCCATATCCCTACCTATGCAAAGGTTAATTCTACTAAAATGGCCTGGCGTTGGTCTAAATCGGGTAAATTGAAAGACGGCAAACCTTATTACGAGGTGGATTCATTGGGTAACCAGACCTACCTCTCGAAAAAAGGTGAGTTTGATTGGGCCAAAAATGTAGAACCGGAATACTTTTGGTTTAACGGTCATGCGCAGCATTATGTGATAGGCGATCCCATAGATACCATTCCTGTGCAGATTAATAGGCTATTGGGCGCTGCGGATGATATTCACTCCAAAATTTATCCGGTAAAAGTGCATCGTGGCGACCAGATATACGATCCCGAAACCAATATGCTCATACAACCCAAGCTGTATTCTCCCGAAAAAGGCGACAGTGCCTTTTGGGTGGATTATGACTGGAATCTGGCAGCCGAAGCGGGCATGAAAAGGATGGGACTGCCCTACAGCGGTAAATACGATTTTATAGCAACTGAAATGTACTGGCCTATCAATCATATGGTGGCACCCAAAGCTCAGTCATTGGCTTGCGTGGATTGCCATACCAGAGAAAATGGTCGCCTGGCAAATCTATCTGGTTTTTACATGCCGGGTCGCGACCGAAATTACTGGCTGGATTTATTTGGGAATTTGCTTTTTTGGGGCTCGCTTATTGGTGTTTCCATACATGGCCTGGCCCGCATCATTAATTCGATACGCAAAAATGAAGTGGATGCCGAAGAGATAAATACAGACAGTTAG
- a CDS encoding cytochrome b/b6 domain-containing protein, whose protein sequence is MAKVYIYKQFERFWHWSQAALIFFLALTGFEIHDSFHLFGFEKAVAFHRSASYLLLGLIVLSIFWHFTTGEWKQYIPTFSKLRAQIQYYTVGMFKGAPHPTIKSVRKKLNPLQAVVYLGFKLVMAPMIILSGLLYMFYKSFDVNDMVVALNIPLEWIALVHTLGAFLLMAFAVVHIYMTTTGHTVTTNIKAMITGWEAVANGADNEVHDANMPICDKKELETSKNKNHA, encoded by the coding sequence ATGGCTAAAGTATATATTTACAAACAGTTTGAGCGGTTTTGGCATTGGAGTCAGGCCGCGCTTATCTTCTTTTTAGCACTTACAGGCTTTGAGATACATGATTCCTTTCACTTGTTCGGGTTCGAGAAGGCAGTGGCTTTCCACCGCTCAGCCTCCTATCTGCTGCTGGGGTTGATTGTTTTAAGTATCTTTTGGCATTTTACCACCGGCGAGTGGAAACAATATATTCCTACCTTCTCTAAACTCCGGGCACAAATACAATATTATACCGTAGGAATGTTTAAAGGAGCTCCACATCCCACCATTAAATCGGTACGTAAAAAGCTAAACCCTTTACAGGCCGTTGTTTACCTGGGCTTTAAATTGGTGATGGCACCCATGATTATCCTGTCGGGTTTGCTTTACATGTTCTATAAATCCTTTGATGTGAACGATATGGTTGTAGCACTAAACATCCCTCTGGAGTGGATAGCATTGGTGCATACCCTGGGGGCATTTTTGTTGATGGCCTTTGCTGTTGTACATATTTATATGACCACTACAGGCCATACCGTTACTACCAACATCAAGGCTATGATTACCGGTTGGGAGGCCGTTGCGAACGGAGCGGATAATGAAGTACATGATGCAAATATGCCGATTTGCGATAAAAAAGAATTGGAAACATCTAAAAATAAAAACCATGCGTGA